CGGGCTGCTTCACGATATCGGGAAAGCACTGGTTTCACAAGACATTCTGAACAAGGAAGGCCCGCTCTCTCTGGAAGAACGCATCGTGATCGAGCGTCATCCCGAACTGGGAGCGCGTCTGGCTGCCAATCTTCAGGGCATTGAACCCGAAGTGATTCAGGCGATTTTGCATCACCACGAAGCTTATGGCGGTGAAGGGTATCCGTATGGGCTGACCGGACTTCAGATTCCCCGACTGGCACGGGTGTTGTCGGTGGCCGATGTCTACGACGCCCTGACGAGCGACCGCCCGTATCGCAGCGCCTGGACACATGATGAAGCTGTGAAATACCTGAAAGAACATACCGGACGCATTTTCGATCCGGTGGCTGTCTGGGCACTCAGCCTGTTTCATTTCGATCCACGTCACGAAACGCTGGAATTACTGCACCAACACCATCCCAGCTGACAGCAGAAACATTAAAACAGGCAAACCAAAGAGATCGGCGCAACAACAGAAAGCCAA
This genomic stretch from Deinococcus ruber harbors:
- a CDS encoding HD-GYP domain-containing protein — translated: MLLGWMASLGLCDDGHLPRVMMLTLALCERLNMLESAVERRIALRAGLLHDIGKALVSQDILNKEGPLSLEERIVIERHPELGARLAANLQGIEPEVIQAILHHHEAYGGEGYPYGLTGLQIPRLARVLSVADVYDALTSDRPYRSAWTHDEAVKYLKEHTGRIFDPVAVWALSLFHFDPRHETLELLHQHHPS